The Pirellulimonas nuda genome includes a region encoding these proteins:
- a CDS encoding PSD1 and planctomycete cytochrome C domain-containing protein has product MRPLLAERCYACHSAKSSKVRGGLRVDHTDLMLAGGESGVAIVPGAPDESLLIDAVNHGSLRMPPDGKLTSEEIAVLTRWVAEGAYWPASEIADAVMPTEEFDLQSRRSSHWAWQPVASPEPPKVADRGWPKGDIDRFVLAKMEAAGLTPAPAKDKYALLRRLYFDLIGLPPTRQQVETFAGDDSPESFERVVDGLLDSPRFGERWGRHWLDLVRYAESRGHEFDYDAPNAYQYRDYVIRAFNQDVPYDQFVREHIAGDLLKQPRLNPDQGYNESILGTGFWHLGEWVHSPVDTRKDEATRFDNMVDVMSKTFLGMTVACARCHDHKFDAISSRDYYALTGFLQSSDYRQVRFESLEHNRKVALKLAAIDRKFQDSLRQSIDGELSSREDVGGRAALTRSTADPPTATAANDPHNVRVLFDYAVAAPHEFMQDGFTFGQAIRQAGDLYLHHDGRHLELRVAQQASAAADPFWEILRNDSQPSVNGSGALDPATWSGRTLRTPTVMLDTGRVACLVRGGGQAFACVNSHRLLHGPLHGQNLVKFASPTDEDQRETEELHWVRLDLTLHAGSRVCFEFAPNADCGLEVLRIVEVAGDDSLPAPGARPVNLLRLSERLSASADTNLQIGAPLSLVTADPDQEIETAVAAQTARLIRQWNRERESLQAEVQQHSRLAIAMMECSAEDDRRLIRGDSASPAETVPRRFLETIDGPGPLVAGGGSGRLALADRVNAPDNPLTSRVIVNRIWQHLIGEGIVPTPDNFGVLGEAPTNPELLDFLAGEFDRNGKSVKSMIRSIVLSSTYRTSSQVDAKSAERDPDNDWLSHLPPKRLDAESIRDSLLLIAGKLDATPYGPSVPVHLTSFMQGRGRPKKNGPMDGAGRRSVYLEVRRNFLSPLGAAFDAPTPFSTMGRRTRSNVPAQALTLLNDPFVQDRARDWAEKTLSGEATTVDGLTKAFYYSGFGRPPSADELRLIARFVQDEAQQRRSDSRDVVVWTSVAHALINTKEFLFLQ; this is encoded by the coding sequence GTGCGACCGTTGCTAGCCGAACGTTGCTACGCGTGCCACAGCGCCAAGTCCTCGAAGGTGCGCGGGGGCCTGCGGGTCGATCACACCGACCTGATGCTGGCCGGGGGCGAGTCAGGCGTCGCGATCGTTCCCGGCGCTCCCGACGAGAGCCTGTTGATTGACGCGGTCAACCACGGCTCGCTCAGGATGCCGCCGGACGGGAAACTCACTTCGGAAGAGATCGCCGTGCTGACGCGATGGGTCGCCGAAGGAGCCTACTGGCCGGCAAGCGAGATTGCTGATGCGGTGATGCCCACCGAGGAGTTCGACCTGCAGTCTCGTCGGTCGAGCCACTGGGCGTGGCAACCAGTAGCTTCGCCAGAACCGCCGAAGGTGGCGGATCGCGGCTGGCCGAAGGGCGACATCGATCGGTTCGTGCTCGCAAAGATGGAGGCCGCTGGACTGACGCCGGCGCCGGCCAAAGACAAGTATGCTTTGCTCCGTCGTCTTTACTTTGACCTGATCGGACTTCCGCCAACTCGGCAGCAAGTCGAGACCTTCGCCGGCGACGACTCACCTGAGTCGTTCGAGCGTGTCGTCGACGGTCTGTTGGATTCTCCCCGCTTCGGAGAGCGTTGGGGAAGGCACTGGCTCGACCTGGTCCGCTACGCCGAGTCGCGCGGTCACGAGTTCGACTACGACGCCCCCAACGCCTACCAATACCGCGATTACGTGATCCGGGCGTTCAATCAGGACGTACCGTACGACCAATTCGTCCGTGAACACATCGCCGGTGACTTACTCAAGCAGCCGCGCTTGAACCCGGACCAGGGCTACAACGAGTCGATCCTTGGAACGGGCTTCTGGCACCTTGGGGAGTGGGTGCACTCTCCTGTCGATACAAGGAAGGACGAGGCGACACGGTTCGACAACATGGTCGACGTGATGTCGAAGACGTTCCTGGGCATGACGGTCGCTTGCGCCCGCTGCCACGACCACAAGTTCGACGCGATCTCGAGCCGCGACTACTACGCGCTCACCGGGTTCCTGCAGAGTTCGGACTACCGTCAGGTGCGTTTCGAGTCGCTTGAACACAATCGCAAGGTCGCTCTCAAGCTTGCCGCGATTGACCGAAAGTTCCAAGACTCGTTGCGGCAGTCGATCGACGGCGAATTGAGTTCCAGGGAAGATGTTGGCGGGCGTGCGGCCCTAACGCGGTCGACCGCGGACCCGCCAACCGCCACGGCCGCGAACGATCCGCATAACGTGCGGGTCCTCTTCGACTATGCGGTTGCCGCGCCGCACGAATTTATGCAGGACGGATTCACCTTTGGCCAGGCGATCCGCCAGGCGGGCGACCTCTATCTGCATCACGACGGAAGGCATTTGGAGCTGCGCGTCGCCCAGCAGGCCAGCGCCGCGGCCGACCCCTTCTGGGAAATCTTGCGCAATGACAGCCAACCCTCCGTGAACGGCAGCGGCGCCCTCGACCCAGCTACATGGAGCGGGCGAACGTTGCGGACACCCACCGTCATGCTCGACACCGGAAGAGTGGCGTGCCTCGTGCGCGGGGGCGGGCAGGCGTTTGCTTGCGTGAACTCGCACCGCTTACTGCACGGCCCGTTACACGGACAGAATCTTGTCAAGTTCGCCTCGCCGACGGACGAGGACCAGCGAGAGACGGAAGAACTTCATTGGGTGCGTCTCGACCTCACTCTTCACGCCGGGTCGCGGGTCTGCTTTGAGTTCGCCCCTAACGCCGACTGCGGGCTCGAGGTCCTGCGGATTGTTGAGGTTGCCGGCGACGATTCGTTGCCCGCTCCCGGCGCCCGGCCGGTCAACTTACTGCGATTGAGCGAACGCTTGTCCGCGAGCGCTGATACGAATCTACAGATCGGTGCGCCGCTCTCTCTGGTAACCGCCGATCCCGATCAGGAAATTGAGACAGCAGTCGCCGCACAGACCGCCCGTCTGATCCGTCAGTGGAACCGTGAAAGGGAATCCCTCCAAGCGGAGGTGCAACAGCATTCTCGACTCGCGATCGCCATGATGGAGTGTTCGGCGGAGGACGACCGGCGCCTAATCCGAGGCGATTCGGCCAGCCCTGCAGAGACCGTGCCGCGGCGGTTCCTCGAAACAATCGACGGGCCCGGCCCGTTGGTTGCGGGTGGCGGGAGCGGCCGCTTGGCCCTCGCTGACCGCGTGAACGCTCCCGACAACCCGCTCACCAGTCGGGTCATAGTTAACCGGATCTGGCAGCACCTGATCGGCGAAGGCATCGTACCGACGCCGGACAACTTTGGCGTCCTGGGCGAGGCCCCTACCAACCCAGAGCTGTTGGATTTCCTGGCCGGAGAGTTTGACCGAAACGGCAAGTCTGTCAAATCGATGATCCGGTCCATTGTGTTGTCGAGCACCTACCGTACGTCGTCGCAGGTCGACGCAAAATCGGCCGAGAGAGACCCAGATAACGACTGGCTCTCGCACTTGCCTCCAAAGCGGCTTGACGCGGAATCTATCCGTGACTCGCTGCTGTTGATCGCGGGAAAGTTGGACGCGACTCCCTACGGTCCCTCCGTGCCGGTCCACCTCACTAGCTTCATGCAAGGCCGAGGCCGTCCCAAGAAGAACGGCCCGATGGATGGAGCGGGGCGCAGGTCGGTCTACCTGGAGGTGCGGCGGAACTTCCTGTCGCCGTTGGGTGCGGCGTTTGACGCCCCGACCCCTTTCAGCACTATGGGCCGACGGACGCGGTCCAACGTTCCCGCACAGGCTCTCACTCTGCTCAACGACCCGTTTGTGCAGGACCGCGCGCGTGACTGGGCAGAGAAGACGCTGAGCGGGGAGGCGACGACCGTCGACGGCCTGACCAAGGCGTTCTACTATTCCGGTTTTGGGCGCCCCCCGTCGGCCGATGAGCTGCGTCTGATCGCGCGGTTTGTGCAAGACGAGGCGCAGCAGCGCCGATCCGACAGCCGCGACGTAGTGGTCTGGACCAGTGTCGCCCACGCGCTGATCAACACCAAAGAGTTCCTGTTCCTCCAATGA
- a CDS encoding DUF1501 domain-containing protein has translation MLTRCANGFGAMSLAALLADRSFAGTDASGPHFKPRVRSVIFLYMDGGPSQVDTFDPKPMLDKYNGRDPASLFKVTPTQFNNNGKVLASPWRFKRHGASGAPVSALFPHIAGVVDELCVVRSMATEFPEHTSANYFLHSGSGLQGRPSMGAWLNYGLGSECQDLPGFVVINGGLIPPGGIDCFGSGFLPASFQGSILKPSGHAVVNITPREPDPSEQLRKLSLARGLDDLAPPSVRQNDAVESAIRNYELAFRMQSAVPSLADLNSESRETHRLYGLDSRNEATRTYAAECLLARRLVERGVRFVELTCPSTSSDRWDQHSSLKQGHELNAAAVDQPIAGLIIDLKQRGLLDETLVVWAGEFGRTPFAQGDDGRDHNPEGFTVWLAGGGVRAGTSFGATDEWGYRAIENRLEIHDLHATILHLLGVDHTRSTYRFGGRDMRLTDVKGNVVHGILA, from the coding sequence ATGCTCACGCGCTGCGCCAACGGCTTTGGCGCTATGTCGCTCGCGGCCTTGCTGGCCGACCGCAGCTTCGCCGGGACCGATGCGTCCGGCCCCCACTTCAAGCCCCGAGTGCGGAGCGTCATCTTCCTCTACATGGACGGCGGGCCCTCTCAGGTTGACACCTTTGATCCAAAGCCGATGCTGGACAAGTACAACGGGAGGGACCCCGCCAGCTTGTTCAAGGTGACGCCCACCCAGTTCAACAACAACGGCAAAGTGCTGGCAAGCCCGTGGCGATTTAAGCGGCATGGCGCCTCCGGCGCTCCGGTGAGCGCGTTGTTTCCGCACATCGCCGGCGTTGTTGACGAACTTTGCGTGGTCCGGTCGATGGCCACCGAGTTCCCCGAACACACCTCGGCCAATTATTTCTTGCATTCGGGCAGCGGCCTCCAGGGCCGCCCCAGCATGGGCGCTTGGTTAAACTATGGGCTGGGAAGCGAGTGCCAGGACCTGCCCGGATTCGTGGTGATCAACGGCGGGTTGATCCCGCCGGGCGGGATCGATTGCTTCGGCAGCGGATTCCTTCCGGCCAGTTTTCAAGGCTCTATCTTGAAGCCCTCGGGTCACGCGGTCGTCAATATCACCCCACGCGAACCCGATCCAAGCGAGCAGTTGCGCAAGCTCTCGCTTGCACGCGGGCTCGACGACCTTGCCCCCCCGTCGGTGCGCCAGAACGACGCGGTCGAGTCTGCTATCCGCAACTACGAACTGGCGTTCCGGATGCAGAGCGCTGTGCCGAGCTTGGCCGACCTGAACTCGGAATCGCGTGAGACGCACCGCTTGTACGGCCTCGATTCTCGCAACGAAGCGACCCGCACCTACGCAGCCGAATGCCTGTTGGCGCGACGCCTGGTTGAGCGCGGCGTTCGGTTTGTTGAGCTGACGTGTCCATCGACGTCCAGCGATCGGTGGGACCAGCACAGCAGTCTCAAGCAGGGCCACGAACTGAACGCGGCCGCGGTCGACCAGCCGATCGCTGGCCTGATCATCGATCTGAAACAACGCGGGCTGCTGGACGAGACCTTGGTCGTCTGGGCCGGCGAGTTCGGCAGGACCCCTTTCGCCCAGGGCGACGACGGACGCGACCACAACCCCGAAGGCTTCACGGTCTGGCTCGCCGGCGGAGGCGTGCGGGCGGGGACGAGCTTCGGGGCGACGGACGAGTGGGGCTACCGCGCCATCGAGAACCGCCTCGAGATCCACGACCTGCACGCCACGATCCTGCATCTGCTCGGGGTCGACCACACCCGCTCCACCTACCGCTTTGGGGGAAGGGACATGCGGCTCACGGACGTGAAGGGGAATGTCGTGCACGGCATTCTCGCGTGA
- a CDS encoding YeiH family protein: protein MLPARDVHRLAAAHRSVCIPCPENPGTNVHVDPTGDADLSPADAPRRGRLSDDWLAIICAAVVLAVSFAAALAGSTVETSGSGVAEVNAVSPLAGWIGKPAGWTESPAGAFAKPTDAGGRDWAPLVGTLGAFLVLAALLSAATGLRDGWRAGVRFLAGFVPVFLLATLSYTLASQSLVKAYNLEYALWALMVGLIISNTVGAPAWFRPAVVTEFYIKTGLVLLGAEVLMSRLMVLGVPGIIVAWVVTPIVLISTYVFGQKVLKMESRSLNMVISADMSVCGVSAAIAAAAACKAKKEELSLAIGMSLSFTVLMMVVMPLVIEAVGMDEAVAGAWLGGTIDSTGAVAAAGAMLGDRALEVAATVKMIQNILIGVSAFGIATYWVTFVEKNPEGTRPGISEVWRRFPRFVLGFIAASIVFSLLHSLMAGGPELVDAMIDGSTATLRGWLFCLAFVSIGLETKFSALTPYLRGGKPLALYLCGQSLNLVLTLAMAYLMFGVLFRDFIK, encoded by the coding sequence ATGCTGCCAGCACGCGACGTGCATAGATTGGCGGCGGCCCACCGTAGCGTCTGCATCCCCTGCCCCGAGAACCCAGGAACCAACGTGCACGTCGACCCCACTGGCGATGCAGACCTGAGCCCGGCCGACGCGCCGCGGCGCGGCCGTCTATCCGACGACTGGCTGGCGATTATTTGCGCCGCGGTCGTGCTGGCCGTGTCGTTTGCGGCCGCGCTGGCGGGGTCGACCGTTGAGACGAGTGGGTCGGGGGTCGCGGAGGTGAACGCCGTAAGCCCGCTGGCGGGCTGGATCGGCAAGCCGGCGGGTTGGACCGAGTCGCCGGCCGGCGCCTTCGCCAAGCCGACCGACGCAGGGGGGCGCGACTGGGCGCCGCTGGTCGGCACGCTGGGGGCGTTTCTGGTGCTGGCGGCGCTGCTCTCGGCCGCCACCGGCCTCCGCGACGGCTGGCGAGCAGGCGTGAGGTTCCTGGCCGGATTCGTGCCAGTATTTCTGCTGGCGACCCTCAGCTACACGCTCGCCTCGCAGAGCTTGGTGAAGGCCTACAACCTGGAGTACGCGCTGTGGGCGCTAATGGTGGGGCTGATCATCTCGAACACCGTGGGCGCCCCCGCGTGGTTTCGTCCCGCGGTCGTCACCGAGTTCTATATCAAGACGGGGCTGGTGCTGCTGGGGGCCGAGGTGCTGATGTCGCGCCTGATGGTGCTGGGGGTCCCCGGGATCATTGTCGCCTGGGTCGTGACCCCCATCGTCTTGATCAGCACCTACGTGTTCGGGCAGAAGGTGCTGAAGATGGAGTCGCGCTCGCTCAACATGGTGATCTCGGCAGACATGTCGGTCTGCGGCGTCTCGGCCGCGATCGCCGCCGCGGCGGCGTGCAAGGCCAAGAAGGAAGAGCTCTCGCTGGCGATCGGCATGTCGCTGTCGTTCACCGTGCTCATGATGGTGGTGATGCCGCTGGTGATCGAGGCGGTGGGGATGGACGAGGCGGTGGCGGGCGCCTGGCTCGGCGGCACGATCGACTCGACCGGCGCGGTGGCGGCGGCCGGCGCCATGCTGGGCGACCGCGCGCTCGAGGTGGCCGCCACGGTGAAGATGATCCAGAACATCTTGATCGGCGTCTCCGCCTTCGGCATCGCGACCTACTGGGTGACGTTTGTCGAGAAGAACCCCGAGGGGACGCGGCCGGGGATCTCCGAGGTCTGGCGGCGCTTCCCGCGGTTCGTGCTGGGCTTCATCGCCGCGTCGATCGTGTTCTCGCTGTTGCACAGCTTGATGGCGGGGGGCCCCGAGCTGGTCGACGCCATGATCGATGGGTCGACCGCTACGCTCCGCGGGTGGCTGTTCTGCCTGGCGTTCGTCAGCATCGGACTGGAGACCAAGTTCAGCGCGCTGACCCCCTACCTGCGCGGAGGCAAGCCGCTTGCGCTCTACCTCTGCGGGCAGTCGCTGAACCTGGTGCTGACGCTGGCGATGGCCTACCTGATGTTCGGCGTGTTGTTCCGAGACTTCATCAAGTAG
- a CDS encoding DUF1559 family PulG-like putative transporter yields MSAKSRGNGRADWGFTLVELLVVIAIIGILVALLLPAVQAAREAARRSTCLNNLRQIGLAVHMHHDTALELPPSRMWDGGFTWAGVVLPYLEEAAIRDLADFQKDFKDQVAAVRETPVTPYLCPSRSHDSPLNYLRSEVMAEVKTPSGGEVKGGGTTRGIRGDYACISSTFRSGDGGFDHVFDGAIILPKKRSGNRYDSRTTLTKITDGTSKTFMVGENSYWMSARASIYDGNDNPGAILGLGSLERVKAALPGGGRGVDFNKREGGSIGQSPFQYPGTGCESGTSSCHVWFGGDHPGVINVTLCDGSSLAVAKDTDLAVIENFVTRAGGELTSTDDL; encoded by the coding sequence ATGAGTGCTAAGAGTAGAGGCAACGGTCGCGCCGATTGGGGTTTCACGCTGGTCGAACTGCTGGTCGTGATCGCGATCATCGGCATCCTGGTGGCGCTGCTGCTGCCGGCCGTTCAGGCGGCCCGCGAGGCTGCCCGCCGCTCGACCTGCCTGAACAACCTGCGGCAGATCGGGCTGGCGGTCCATATGCACCACGACACCGCGCTGGAGCTCCCGCCGAGCCGGATGTGGGACGGCGGGTTCACCTGGGCGGGCGTGGTGCTGCCCTACCTAGAGGAGGCCGCGATACGCGACCTGGCCGACTTCCAGAAGGATTTCAAGGACCAGGTAGCGGCCGTCCGCGAGACGCCGGTCACGCCCTACCTTTGTCCTTCGCGTAGCCACGACAGTCCGCTGAACTACCTCCGATCGGAGGTGATGGCAGAGGTAAAGACCCCCTCGGGGGGCGAGGTGAAAGGAGGAGGCACGACCCGCGGCATCCGCGGCGACTACGCATGCATTTCTAGCACGTTCCGCTCGGGAGACGGCGGATTCGACCACGTCTTCGACGGCGCGATCATCCTGCCCAAGAAGCGATCGGGCAACCGCTACGACTCGCGCACCACCCTAACCAAGATCACCGACGGCACGTCCAAGACCTTCATGGTAGGAGAGAACTCCTACTGGATGTCCGCGCGGGCCTCTATCTACGACGGCAACGACAACCCCGGCGCGATCCTCGGCCTGGGCTCGCTGGAGCGGGTCAAGGCGGCGCTGCCCGGCGGCGGACGCGGCGTCGATTTCAACAAGCGCGAGGGGGGGAGCATCGGCCAGTCGCCGTTCCAGTACCCCGGGACCGGGTGCGAATCCGGCACCTCCAGTTGCCACGTGTGGTTCGGCGGCGACCACCCCGGGGTCATCAACGTCACGCTCTGCGACGGCAGCAGCTTGGCGGTCGCAAAAGACACCGACCTGGCCGTCATCGAGAACTTCGTCACGCGCGCCGGCGGCGAGCTGACCAGCACCGACGACCTGTAA
- a CDS encoding PEP-CTERM sorting domain-containing protein codes for MTIKRLMSPSNWKRGVNACAALLVTGCVAQAAVTFTADPAVLPLPTEADVYTFNPYVDAASNGGAGVAVTTEQGQRNLRQTFKLGQDINVGQIIFSLVGGQQSAGLQLRIYEVDDVLSNWNPGALVHQSIFESTVVDSTNWLQIDFTEGNIFSLPARNAGTTGYGIEFSENSGVLGNSVGELRYNTDATDYYADGRYLFADGSAPSVRDIGLIIVGTDELPPLLGDVDGINGVDLTDLQIIADHFRQPVTMRSQGDLTSDFFVDFRDFDQWKKNYTGPTEGIDFGFLSAPVPEPGSATLAMIGLAAASVAARRRRRSASVEVATSQASER; via the coding sequence ATGACCATCAAGAGACTCATGTCGCCCAGCAACTGGAAACGCGGCGTGAACGCCTGCGCCGCGTTGTTGGTCACCGGGTGTGTGGCCCAGGCCGCGGTCACGTTTACCGCCGACCCCGCCGTGCTGCCGCTGCCCACCGAAGCAGACGTCTACACGTTCAATCCCTACGTCGACGCCGCCAGCAACGGCGGCGCCGGCGTCGCGGTCACCACGGAGCAGGGTCAACGCAACCTGCGCCAGACCTTCAAGTTGGGCCAGGACATCAACGTTGGGCAGATCATCTTTTCCCTGGTGGGCGGGCAACAGAGCGCAGGCCTCCAGTTGCGGATCTACGAGGTCGACGACGTGCTCAGCAACTGGAACCCCGGCGCCCTGGTGCACCAATCGATCTTTGAGTCCACCGTGGTCGACTCCACGAACTGGCTGCAGATCGACTTCACCGAGGGCAACATCTTCAGCCTCCCCGCCAGGAACGCCGGCACGACCGGCTACGGGATCGAGTTCAGCGAGAACTCCGGCGTCCTGGGCAACAGCGTGGGTGAGCTGCGGTACAACACCGACGCAACGGACTACTACGCCGACGGCCGCTACCTCTTCGCCGACGGCTCCGCCCCGTCGGTGCGCGACATTGGGCTGATCATCGTCGGCACCGACGAGTTGCCCCCGCTTCTAGGAGACGTCGACGGCATTAACGGCGTCGACCTGACAGACCTGCAGATCATCGCGGACCACTTCCGGCAGCCGGTCACCATGCGTAGCCAGGGCGACCTGACCAGCGACTTCTTTGTCGACTTCCGCGACTTCGACCAGTGGAAGAAGAACTACACGGGGCCCACCGAGGGCATCGACTTCGGCTTCTTGTCGGCGCCCGTTCCCGAACCCGGTTCGGCGACGCTCGCCATGATCGGGTTGGCCGCCGCGTCGGTGGCGGCCCGACGGCGCCGCCGCTCGGCCTCCGTGGAAGTGGCCACGTCTCAAGCGTCTGAACGGTAA
- a CDS encoding glycoside hydrolase family protein, translating into MERRDFLSTAAALPLALWASPVCLAESAADSIPEEAISDFCRRLRPVGRVLEEEGYFVWCNAPIADDDGRIHVFYSRWPASKGMGGWITCCEIAHAVADAPEGPYRTLDVALTPRGPGYWDATTCHNPHVKRVGDDYCLFYMGNSNGKTDTKRIGLATAPTLAGPWTRSDSPLLEPGPDGAWDDHCTTNPSYIQHPSGESWLYYKSWNTADYLRDSPPVRGNRKYGLATAPDLHGPYARHPANPMVDFSGRGANRQCEDAFIWREAGVYKMIARDMGVFNHDVGLYLESPDGVQWSEPRVAFYGLSHYVSQPPAPRNLKRYGRLERPQLLFQHGRPTHLFGASQGGRFGTASGFVFEIAKR; encoded by the coding sequence ATGGAACGTAGAGACTTCTTAAGCACCGCGGCGGCGCTGCCTCTTGCGCTGTGGGCGTCGCCCGTGTGCCTGGCCGAGTCCGCGGCCGACTCCATCCCCGAAGAGGCGATCTCCGACTTTTGCCGACGCCTGCGACCCGTCGGGCGGGTCCTCGAGGAGGAGGGCTACTTCGTGTGGTGCAACGCCCCCATCGCGGACGACGACGGCAGGATCCATGTGTTCTACTCGCGTTGGCCGGCGAGCAAGGGGATGGGGGGGTGGATCACGTGCTGCGAGATCGCCCACGCCGTGGCCGATGCGCCCGAGGGACCCTATCGGACCCTCGATGTCGCGCTCACGCCGCGCGGCCCTGGCTACTGGGACGCTACGACCTGCCATAACCCTCATGTGAAGCGGGTGGGAGATGACTATTGCCTGTTTTATATGGGCAACTCGAACGGCAAGACGGACACCAAACGGATCGGCCTGGCGACCGCCCCGACGCTCGCCGGCCCGTGGACGCGTTCCGACAGCCCCCTGCTAGAGCCGGGCCCCGATGGCGCCTGGGACGATCATTGCACCACCAACCCCTCTTACATCCAGCATCCCAGCGGTGAGAGCTGGCTCTACTACAAGTCGTGGAACACGGCCGACTACCTCCGCGACAGCCCCCCCGTGCGAGGCAACCGCAAGTACGGGTTGGCCACCGCGCCCGACCTGCACGGGCCCTATGCCCGCCATCCGGCAAACCCAATGGTCGATTTTTCCGGCCGCGGCGCGAACCGTCAGTGCGAAGACGCGTTCATCTGGCGCGAGGCGGGCGTCTACAAGATGATCGCCCGAGACATGGGGGTCTTCAATCACGACGTGGGGCTCTACCTCGAGTCGCCCGACGGGGTCCAATGGTCGGAACCCAGAGTCGCGTTCTACGGGTTGTCGCACTACGTGAGCCAGCCGCCGGCGCCCAGAAATCTCAAGCGCTACGGCCGCCTGGAACGCCCCCAGTTGCTCTTCCAGCACGGGCGCCCCACGCATCTTTTTGGCGCTTCGCAAGGGGGCCGGTTCGGAACCGCTTCTGGCTTCGTGTTCGAGATCGCAAAGAGATAG
- a CDS encoding PEP-CTERM sorting domain-containing protein: protein MIRRSLVFSGVIALMPAISSAAVILDDTFADGSRGETSLPNESAVWASHAGGVTMGAGSLAFNQTTSSGSQKLWTHFAADGAEIELAVGDQLIATIDFTPRVALYDNSSTSFRFGLFNDPTDPQVASDTNSDGGGSGAPWTDSTGYAVQIALTTGATASNNASVGKRTDQANSSLLGSSGAYTSTSGGAQIVNVLDTQYTMTLALTRSAADVMDVAFSIADAGGVISTHSITDDPNGVAAFGTGPIATKFEQLFFRFSNNTTTADVIDFGRFKIEHVQGQAVPEPASLALLGLCGAAAVAVRRRKSM from the coding sequence GTGATTCGACGATCCCTCGTGTTTTCGGGCGTTATCGCGCTAATGCCGGCGATTTCGTCGGCCGCCGTCATTCTGGACGACACGTTTGCAGACGGCAGCCGCGGCGAGACCAGCCTGCCCAACGAGTCTGCCGTTTGGGCGTCGCACGCCGGCGGCGTGACCATGGGCGCCGGATCGCTGGCTTTCAATCAGACCACTTCGAGCGGCAGTCAGAAGCTGTGGACCCACTTCGCGGCGGACGGAGCCGAGATCGAGCTGGCCGTGGGCGACCAGTTGATCGCGACGATCGATTTCACACCGCGCGTCGCGCTCTACGACAACAGCTCCACCAGCTTCCGGTTCGGTCTGTTCAATGACCCGACCGATCCACAGGTGGCGTCGGACACCAACAGCGACGGCGGCGGCAGCGGCGCCCCCTGGACCGATTCCACCGGCTACGCGGTGCAGATCGCGCTTACCACCGGCGCCACGGCCTCCAACAACGCGTCCGTCGGCAAGCGCACCGACCAAGCCAACAGCAGCCTGCTGGGCAGCAGCGGGGCCTACACGTCGACCAGCGGCGGCGCGCAGATTGTCAATGTATTGGACACGCAGTACACGATGACCCTCGCACTAACCCGCAGCGCCGCCGACGTGATGGACGTCGCGTTCTCAATCGCCGACGCGGGGGGCGTGATCTCCACGCACTCCATCACGGACGACCCCAACGGCGTCGCGGCTTTCGGCACGGGTCCGATCGCGACCAAGTTCGAGCAACTGTTCTTTCGCTTCTCGAACAACACCACCACGGCCGATGTGATTGACTTTGGCCGGTTCAAGATCGAGCACGTCCAGGGTCAAGCGGTCCCCGAGCCCGCCTCGTTGGCGCTGCTTGGCTTGTGTGGTGCGGCGGCGGTCGCCGTGCGACGCCGCAAGTCGATGTAG
- a CDS encoding DUF1559 domain-containing protein, with product MARVATKSRRASAFTLVELLVVIAIIGILVALLLPAVQSAREAARRAQCLNQMKQLGLATHGYHDTRKELPPSRINDGLATWAWLILPSMEEQPLYDLWDFKAGDFYDLPLQVRLMTLPGLVCPSQEHESLTVKVTPGDTHSHSEAEYDGALTDYAPASISTCVSLTSSSNENAKRADGAIVPGDFKRNNGNYPRTIQDFWSRTSLKKVVDGTSKTLMVGHASKKTAESKHAFGGDVEPGIRAGELAPFSQGPDEHGFGGPHPGVVLFTMVDASVQTVSLDIDPAVVDRMVTRAGEDLYVLDQPASGSCAPVIVNPF from the coding sequence ATGGCGAGAGTCGCAACGAAGTCACGACGCGCCTCGGCGTTCACACTCGTCGAGCTGCTGGTAGTCATCGCCATCATCGGGATCCTGGTCGCCTTGCTGCTGCCCGCTGTGCAGTCTGCCCGCGAGGCGGCACGAAGGGCGCAGTGCCTCAACCAGATGAAGCAGCTCGGCCTGGCTACGCACGGATATCACGACACAAGGAAAGAACTTCCCCCCTCGCGCATCAACGACGGTCTGGCTACCTGGGCGTGGCTGATCCTTCCCTCCATGGAAGAACAGCCCCTGTACGACCTGTGGGATTTCAAGGCGGGAGATTTCTACGACCTGCCTCTGCAGGTGCGGCTGATGACGCTTCCGGGGCTCGTTTGCCCCTCGCAAGAGCACGAGAGCCTTACCGTCAAGGTGACGCCGGGCGACACGCACTCCCACTCCGAGGCCGAGTACGACGGCGCCCTGACCGACTACGCGCCTGCCTCGATCTCTACGTGCGTTAGCCTCACTTCCAGCTCGAACGAGAACGCGAAGCGGGCGGACGGCGCGATTGTTCCCGGAGATTTCAAGCGCAACAACGGCAATTACCCCCGCACGATCCAAGACTTCTGGTCGCGCACGTCGCTTAAGAAGGTTGTCGACGGGACGTCTAAGACGCTCATGGTTGGCCACGCGAGCAAGAAGACCGCCGAGTCGAAGCACGCGTTCGGGGGCGATGTCGAGCCCGGAATTCGCGCCGGCGAGCTGGCGCCCTTCTCCCAAGGGCCAGACGAGCACGGGTTTGGGGGCCCACACCCCGGCGTCGTGCTGTTCACCATGGTCGACGCCAGCGTTCAAACCGTGAGCCTAGACATCGACCCGGCTGTCGTCGACCGGATGGTCACACGGGCCGGAGAAGACCTGTACGTGCTCGACCAACCCGCATCGGGATCGTGCGCTCCGGTAATCGTCAACCCGTTCTAG